Proteins encoded by one window of Bacteroidia bacterium:
- a CDS encoding DUF6252 family protein, which produces MKTIFPFRLQWPLVLFLAFCVTLLSCAKEEDDDPEPKRNSNLSVTIDGEHWEAPGVVATTSGYKQMYAQKSSDGTSFQVIFPEDGTGTFDLVDDDVMLSYVDGNDSYSFPISGSIIVDVNTSTSLKGTFHGEITDLFDEDTVIIQNGVFIYER; this is translated from the coding sequence ATGAAAACGATCTTTCCTTTTCGCCTGCAATGGCCGCTGGTATTGTTTCTCGCCTTTTGTGTTACACTACTCTCCTGCGCTAAAGAGGAGGACGATGATCCCGAACCTAAGCGGAATAGCAATTTATCTGTAACCATAGACGGAGAACATTGGGAAGCCCCGGGAGTTGTGGCAACCACGTCCGGATATAAGCAGATGTATGCTCAGAAATCATCCGATGGAACCAGTTTTCAGGTGATCTTTCCTGAAGATGGCACCGGCACTTTCGATTTGGTGGATGATGATGTTATGTTATCTTATGTTGACGGCAACGATTCTTACAGCTTCCCAATATCAGGCAGCATCATAGTGGACGTGAACACCTCCACATCATTGAAGGGCACCTTCCATGGCGAGATCACTGATCTTTTTGACGAGGATACTGTAATCATTCAGAATGGGGTGTTTATCTATGAGAGGTAG